In one window of Electrophorus electricus isolate fEleEle1 chromosome 15, fEleEle1.pri, whole genome shotgun sequence DNA:
- the rab3aa gene encoding RAB3A, member RAS oncogene family, a produces the protein MASANDARYGQRESADQNFDYMFKILIIGNSSVGKTSFLFRYADDSFTPAFVSTVGIDFKVKTIYRNDKKLKLQIWDTAGQERYRTITTAYYRGAMGFILVYDITNEESFNAVQDWSTQIKTYSWDNAQVLLVGNKCDMDEERLVATERGRHLAEQLGFEFFEASAKDNINVKKIFEHLVDIICERMSESLEGGELAVTGGKQGPELNDQPQHSYKDCAC, from the exons ATGGCTTCAGCTAATGATGCTCGCTatggacagagagagtcagCAGATCAGAACTTTGACTATATGTTCAAAATCCTGATCATTGGAAATAGCAGTGTAGGCAAAACCAGCTTCCTGTTCCGCTATGCAGATGACTCGTTCACACCAGCTTTTGTCAGCACTGTTGGCATTGACTTCAAAGTGAAAACCATCTACAGGAATGACAAGAAGCTAAAGCTTCAGATCTGG gacaCAGCTGGGCAAGAGAGGTACAGAACCATCACCACTGCATACTATCGTGGGGCAATGGGCTTTATTCTTGTGTATGACATCACTAATGAGGAGTCATTCAATGCAGTACAGGACTG gTCTACTCAAATCAAAACATACTCATGGGACAATGCTCAGGTGCTTCTTGTGGGCAATAAATGTGATATGGATGAAGAGAGGCTTGTGgctacagagagaggaagacattTGGCAGAACAGCTTG gcTTTGAGTTTTTTGAGGCTAGTGCTAAGGATAACATTAACGTGAAGAAGATATTTGAACACCTGGTGGATATCATCTGTGAGAGAATGTCAGAAAGTTTGGAGGGTGGCGAGCTTGCTGTCACAGGAGGCAAACAGGGGCCTGAGCTCAATGACCAACCCCAGCACTCATACAAGGACTGTGCCTGCTAA
- the ifi30 gene encoding gamma-interferon-inducible lysosomal thiol reductase has product MYTLKAIILFVVLCLSVKKSKGKSIPSCKYPTSQWCDTNDIAAKCGVLEHCVLANVTKSNGMSVNVSLYYESLCPGCRLFLTTQLMPTFIMLEDIMNVELVPYGNAQEQLTEKKYVFICQHGEDECLGNMIETCMLNKMGAAAYRVIDCMESAAHVLNAAKPCAELFSPNTSWDTVMDCVKGDLGNQLMHENALKTEALKPPHQYVPWVTINGEHTEELQVKAMNSLFNLVCSLYQGKKPIACTVGLKGRRGNYC; this is encoded by the exons ATGTACACTTTGAAAGCTATTATCCTGTTCGTTGTTCTCTGTTTATCTGTGAAAAAATCTAAAGGTAAATCTATACCTTCATGCAAATACCCAACTTCGCAGTGGTGTGACACCAACGATATTGCAGCCAAATGCGGG GTACTAGAGCATTGTGTCTTGGCCAATGTTACCAAATCAAATGGCATGTCGGTGAACGTGAGCCTATACTATGAGTCTCTATGTCCTGGTTGCCGACTCTTTCTAACAACGCAGCTCATGCCAACATTCATTATGTTGGAAGACATTATGAATGTCGAGTTAGTACCATATGGAAACGCCCAG GAGCAGCTAACTGAAAAGAAGTACGTTTTCATCTGTCAGCACGGGGAGGATGAGTGTCTGGGTAACATGAttgag ACGTGTATGCTGAATAAAATGGGGGCAGCCGCATACAGAGTGATTGATTGCATGGAGTCAGCTGCACATGTGCTGAATGCAGCAAAGCCT TGTGCTGAGCTTTTCAGTCCAAACACTTCCTGGGATACTGTCATGGACTGTGTGAAGGGAGACCTTGGAAACCAGTTAATGCATGAAAATGCTTTAAAGACTGAAGCCCTGAAACCACCTCATCAGTATGTGCCTTGGGTGACCATCAATGGT GAGCACACTGAAGAGCTGCAGGTTAAAGCAATGAATTCCCTCTTTAATTTGGTTTGCAGCTTGTATCAG GGTAAAAAACCAATTGCATGCACTGTTGGATTGAAGGGGAGAAGAGGAAATTACTGCTAA